ttcctaatggacggatcgggaaaattctcgatgtttcgggtataatttattttggcgccaaattcatcgccaagtcgccaagtttgtcgccaagctctgggacctccgacacGACACACAGACTCCCGTCCAATACCGATGaatgtaaaacagtctttctgttaatggaaccgactatgctgggaagcagcattacagattcgtaacaatatttttatcataataaatagatatgtgataaattttaagagattttgAGGGATGCTGATGGACTGTATGTCTGTtcatttacatgcatgtaaatgcaattaGAGAACTGGGAAAagaagctagatagataaaatttagtaaccatatttaatattcataatgtaGCAATCTGCCGAATTTTGAGCTACATCGAACCAGAGGTTGACCGCCtgttggtctatactttcagaagtctttaaacgcgataactcgaaaatatatgaaattcgatacgtgattttgtaactacagttttacttttatgttaaattttggtttcaatcgatccagaaacacaaattctattttcggatacaaTCAATCACATGCTATGAATTAATATCCAAAAagtcgccaaggatgacatgatagattaagtaaaatttctgaatttacgccaaagattaatgtttcgtaactatcATACCCCAATTCCATACAATATGCGTAAACATTTGGGGAGAACACATTTGCTGGTTGAAACAAATGATCCAAGATTAGATCGATCAATATTTTCAAAGACCACCAGCTGTGAAGTGGATCATTATGCAAATAATCTTGACAACTGCATATTTACAAGTTCTTCATGTCGATATTAATGGCAACCGTTGGCAACATTTGTTTGGGAATCAATTAGTATAATTGCAtgataaaatgaagtaatttataaAGAAGAAGAGTTATTGATCAACTGAAATGAAAAGTGCACTGACTGATTTATATAGTGATTAATTAGTTTAATGTACCagttacataattaataaaataaaagtggcaATTATATTTTTACGCGATGTGTAGCACGTTAACAGTAGAATTCTTCTAAGCTTTTGtactgcaatttattttcagtcagCACTATTTAGGtagacaatttaattttctttattttaaaagggGGGATTAACATAGAAATTCATGTggttttttttcacaatttttattcttaaataacatttttcatagaaaatatcaACTCTCAATCATTTCTGGTGAGTGCAACTTACTCAAGAAAGTTCATGATGTAATGCGCTCAGTTCAAAggattaattttcatattttttataaggtACATGTATTAGGTATGTAACAGATTGGCAACAACATAAtagaaaaactctttttaattcataactgtttgttttctgtataatttttatttaaaaatattttttattgttaactgtattattattatttctactgaATTATCAGATTAACTGTGACTGTGACATAGAACATTTTTACTTTTCCCGCTTCGcttgtatttattcttattctctGTGGTATTCTTATACGCTCATTGTTCTttggaatgatttaaaataaatatttttgtatttaaaagaatggaAACGCAATTTTCTTGAATAAGTTAATACTTCATTgtgaactatattttaaaaaagctttaatatggagatatatacttaatatttaatatggagatatatactaaatatttaatatggagatttatacttaatatttaatatggaaaTGATAAATACCAAATGCCATAAGCAAAAGAGGCAGAacgattaaataattattttctatatatttttttaaatgatttcttttaaatatagttgaaatttttttccgaGATAGTATTTGAGCAACATAATACAATAAGAAAATGAGTATATAGCCAATAGGACCAATATTTTGTCAATATTCATCTTTCGTATATTATCAAAATGAGGTACGTTTCGGTTAGCCGGGCCTAAGCGAAAAATTGCCTAATAATTTAGACTTGCTCTTTAAAAAAAcgtcgccaaaaaaaaaaagttatagcatTAGGTTTGTATGGAAATTGGCGCAGGTCTTAGAGATGTTATTTTGGCACCTTTATTTGACGTTATTGGGATATTGTTTCGGATTTCTATCTGTTTAGTTTAGTACACATCCACAGCACTGATACATAGATAATAttacgaatttcatttatctagtgtGTTCTGGTTAAGTTCTGATGTTTACATatacatgaatgaaaaaaaataaataagtgggAACCCTATAgatagatttgattttaaatttgatgcatatctaaCATTTCTTCAATAAAACCATGCAAAAAATTTCTTCCGTTAAAATGCTTTCGTGTTTCAGTTATCGTGATCTCATATCTCTGGATAAAAGACTGACTTCCGGAACATGCATTTTGTCCtaccattttgattttaaaactatttataaaatttccacCGTCGAGCTCATTTCATTTCAGAACTATCTTGTTCACTTACACACAAGCAGGtcgatttaatttcagaaatgttttttttccctcgaaaGCAGGAAAATTTAAAAAGGGAAGACCAATGAAAATATCgcgatcgattttttttaacgttcataattatttctctttgtataattgtaaacaaaagggtaaaaataaaagttgttttggCCTCTTCACGCGTTACTGAACTGGAAGTTTAAATCttctaattattcatttgaataaattccaGAAGCTGAAGAATAAACGCAATCAGATTCGATATTCATTCCCGCCGCAGAGAAAGATTCGCTTGTGCATCGCCGCAAATAACCCTTTGCTTTACGGAAGATTTTCAACAGTTTATTCGATTAATTCAAAGAGTATCTGGTGGAAATGAAATTGCTAGAATTAAGCACATTAATTCAAACACCGAGTCAGGTGTTTCAAGAAGATTGCTGTTTCACTTTCAAGAAGAGATTTCTCGCGCTAAACCAATTGCTttcagaaaaaggaaatttatctcCTTCGAGACTCTTCCTTTGTTCAAAGAATAGACTTATTTCTACTCTTTTGATAAATAGCATAAAGTCTTCGAAGCTAGGATGCATTTCATAAGGTAATACAGCACTTCTCGCAAATTTATGCCCTTTGGAAAGTGCTATATTCTCTTTCAGTAACCTAAGCGTGTGAAAGGATGAATTATTCTCCTTTTTGAGGAAGAGTGATTTGATATAAAGGAGCTACATTCCTATAGGGTGAGATATATTCAtcaactttctcgtatatttagaCAGCGTAGCacaatttgtttaaattgttagttctgtgaaatgaatagaaaatggATTTTGGACTTTTCTCTTGCTCAGTAGAAACAAAAATCTGATTCTAAtggataatttttattctcttatgtgttttgtaatatttctaaGATTaggtatttaaacttttaaattttaatatttaaaaaaatatttttagatagacCGCATGCAAATTAAATGCCTAATatgtttttcagtatttttgtaatattctacTTACATTTTCAGTATTCATTGctcattttttaatgcattctgtaatagatattttttgtagtttgcaattttaaaaataaatgaattttagtgtCATGAAATGTGTCAAAATCCATTCATCTTTTAATCGTTTTCACATACATTCGGCAAAGCAAAAACTTCCGATCACCGTCATCGTTCTACTTGAGTGACTCATACCTATAGATATATCCATCTCTATGAAAAAATCTAGTCTAAAATTggaaatacatatttaacatttggTGGAaagatcatttattaaaatttaccaaTTTAGCTGCttgtagttttaattataaaatccaaacaaatgatatagattcaattttgatacaaatttgcatttaataaaaatcacaatCCAAACTCCATCTAATCAgtgttttcatttttgagttataataatATACACTTAAAGGAATAATCAAAGAAACATTCACACATTCCAtacattactttatataaaatttctgtaaattctaTTACAATTTGCGCTTATTAAACTTTATaagcatgaaatttatttcaaaatagtataaaattcttataatttttgatagaaggaAATCGCACATGCgcattaatatattttgcttttaaaatagaaaccgCCATGAAATATATTACGGATTCCGGTTGTTATACTTTAATTTTAGCTCTAGGGCGAAACACATGCGGTGCGATGTGTGAAGGCGCGTGGTTGTTTGCAGGCCCTCAGTTCTAATCACAATCgatgccatttttttcttttcttttttgattttagatattttatttcataagaactCAGAAATGCATATTCAAAGCCTAgacatattatattatagaaatgaaattcttaactaaatattttttcaattcttattcatTCGACAATTCTTATGCATTTGAGCAAAAAATACAACTATTAATGACACTGTGCTATATTAGACTAGACACTTGCAAGATATATCTTACGTATACCGATTGGCATTCTTTCATTTCCGCTTTCTCACTGAAAAATTTGTGTCGTGTTGTATTAAAGCGCACGATGCTTCGTTGTGTTTTAAACCCCTTCACTGAACTGAGCCATAcacatttatatcatattttttatatccatatattacttattattttatataagacttCTATAACGTCTAATAATATATCTACTTTTTATATCTTCTCAACATCCTGAATTTCTAAGACAAGCTGCTCTTGAAGTAATCAATAATATCATATCTGAAGCTGTACTGATTTATACTGACGGTAGTAAAGATGAAAATGGTCACACTGGTAGCGGGGTTGTAATTAAATCCGGCAATGAAGAGACTTTCCTTAGTCAGCGCAACCCTGACTTTAGTTCCGTCTTTGGCTCAGAATTGATAGCCATTGACATGGCTCTGGGCTTTTCTTTAGATCACCAATTAATTGGTGAGATTTGGCTTCTAGTTGATAGTCGTAGCGTCATACAGTACTTAGAAAACTGGAGGAATATTGTAGACCAGAGAGGCAtccgtgtttttgaaaaattaaaattgatgtccAAGTCCTCCGCTATACATTTTCAATGGATACCATCTCATGTAAAccttaaatataatgacattgcCGATAGTCTGGCTAAGAAGGGTTCATCCCTGACTCTGAATTCTGCTGAGCCCTTAACTTTCCAGGAAATGCATTCCAGAAGTAAGGCCGTTGTCAACTCATCTTGGAAACTACCACCTTCCCATCCTTGGTACCTTGGCTCTGGCCCTGGTGGTGCTCTGAGCTTTGGCGGTGCTAGACAAGACCAGACGGCTCTGTCTAGATTTAAATCTGGCCACCTCAAGACTCTTCGGTTCTTCGGTGGGAACAAGATCTTCCCCATCTGCACAAAGTGCAATTCAAGCGAGGCCACTGCCGAGCATTTGCTTCGCTGTATTGGCTTTTCCCGGGAGAAACTGCTTCATAGCCCCAATAATGTCCTTGATGGTTTGAAGGCGAATGGTCTCATGGACCTGATCTGATTCCGATCAGGGGattagaaagaagaagaagactttttatattgtttatgcATGGGATTTATTTCAACATTGGATGGAATTCTTCTAATATTGGATATGACGAacgcgcacatgcgcataaaaTGGGTCTATTAtacatatattgtaattttagacACATGCCTACATGGAATATGTTACGGATTTAGCTtgctattcttttattttcttttttaaacgaaaaatatgCTACCTGATATGTTAAGACGATATGCTATTTTTCTGatatgttatttttcatattctatttGTTATTTTACAAAAGACTTGTACATATTAcactgtttaaatataaaatttatagaaagataTAGGATACAATTTTTTGATACAACGATCTGTCGCATGTGCTGAAAATGgaactattaaatatattgttttaaactaaatgtcttcaaaaaatactttacGAATAGATCTTAGCTATCTTTTATTTCAGCGTTTTCTAGAATATTATGTGGCGTTCTATTTGTATTTCGAATTATTACGTTTTTTAaccatgaaatttattaaaaaaaatcggacaCTTCAAATTCTAATCGGAATCTTCAATTCAAAAATCggaatcttcaaaattttgatataaagatgCCGCACATGCGCTGAAAACGTGGTTATTaaatgcattatgttttcaaattagctgtctataagaaatatataattgattcagattgacaatttttattttcccacCCATGAGCAGAAAACGTAACTCGTTGTGTTAAATTgcacgagatttttttttcttcttatttttattttaaaggcttTCAGTTCAAATCTGACAGaggcattcaaaattattttttcataaaatgttttctttttccatatttttcttatttttttatataaaacttttataaatttttataacatttctgcATATTACATTGCATAAACacgaaattttttacattttattttgaaataaaaatcatgttttaacaatataatatgaagaaatattaagataatttatagatttcctatatataaaaaaataagtaaaatacaaaaaagaaaaaaattcatgattaaataATTGTGTATTGCCTCAGTCAGATTCGATCTGAAgagcttttaaaaaatagaaacattctgCGTCTTAACACATCTCGCCAAGTTTCTTACTCTCAgatgtgaaaataaaagaatatcagtCTCCATCAGTAAGATATTTCTTACAAacatctggtctaaaagcaaaatgaatttaattcttgCATTTCCTGTACATGTGTGGGATCAtgatatcaaaaattgaatttattgtatcttattttgaaacaaaaatcatgtttaaacagtataatgtctataaatattaatagaatttatacaagtcttattttaaaaaataattaaaatatgaaaaataaaacatttcatgaagaaataaatgtGTGTTCCGGAGTTGAGATTCgaataaaagactttttaaataaaacgagTCTTCCGGAGCCTTAACACACCGAGCCACGTTTATACCAGcggaattctaaaataaaagaatgccAACTTGAATTAGTAAGTTATTTCTAGCAGACATCTAGTTTAAgtgcacattttatttaatagccCCTTTTTCTGCGCAAATACACGATTCtgtatatttttccttttttttttttttaatctaatttcatgTTTAAACTGTGCAATATGAAGAATTATTAACAAACGTTATGGAAATCCgttatgaaaaaataagtaaagtatggaaaatataaaattgcgcGAAGACACGAATGTGTATGCCTGAGTTCAGATTCGATCTGAAGACCtctaaaatcaaaatgaaaatacacgCGCCTTACCACAGCGCGCCACGTTTCCTTCCTTCAAATCAAAAGTAAAAGAATAGCAATCTCAATCAGTGAGATATTTCTTGCAGGCATCTAGTTTAAAATCACACTTATgtttaatattcctttttctgCGCATGTCAGatcattataacaaaaaaatctttttttgaaatacatttcctttttatatagtataataagtagaaatattaataaattttataaaattctcatacaatataaaaagcaatatattaaaaataaaaaaatatcatgattgGATTGGATTGCATTGTTAGTTTTAATAGCACAAGAGCCAGAgaaggctatactgcgccaaacatatgatcaaaaaatatcatgaagaCATACATGTATATGACAGAGTTGAGATTCGAATTGAAAACCTATTCAAATCTgcaaaaactgtttattttataagtataaagaAGTTCGAGGCATCGTTTAAATGAATTTTCGTAAACTTGATACCAATAATAATAGAGTCTTATTCACTCCTGGTGTTCTATCTAAGGGTTTGTTATACGTTTTCACCTCGGGTCTTATTTCATCTGTAAAACAAATTTCCATTCCTTGTATATTAAATAAGGGACAAAGAAGATTTCAAAGTATTTACATATGGAAACTAAGAGGAAGTGTAATTTAATGTGATTAAAtgtaacatcattaaaaaaatgttttaatttcatacggtttctgaattattttcccTTAGTCATTACACTAAAACATTGTATATAGCAAAGGAGGGAGATATTTTAATGGACAAAATTATGTAAGTCAACTTCACTTGCATTTGGGATAAACAGCTTAAGAAGGCTTGCTAATCCATTGAAATGTGCCGTTCGGGAGAAGTAAAATAAAGAACACaggcattttattttctttcatctaccgtaaaagaaaagattttaagttGGCACTTTTCTTGTGCGATTTTCAAGCGATTCACACTCAGTCATTTCCTTGTACGAAACACTCAAGATTGCCATATCGGAGAATATTGGAATCGCCATAATTcttcaaactaaataaaagatattatttggaACAGAAGCGATTTCGAGATGTTCCTTGTTGACGTTTTAATAGTGAAGATGGAAATTAAATATGGTAATTTTATGTTTCTGTACTTGTTATTCTATGgattatatattttcagatagGGTTGTTATATGTAGCTGCCTTTCGTTGTTTTGCTGTGATGCTTTATGgtggttttcaaattttataattgtgaGCTACCGCTGTTCTGAAACCTTTTATCACTAGCGTCCTTTTAtttcaccaaaattttttttatattctttaaagtatataattCCGAATCGAATTAAAATCGGAGAATCGAGTACTAGTtagagattttgaaattaaaacttcattatctgataattttcggatttttatttaagcaaaaataattaatagaattggGAATTCTGATAAATTCGTTACCTTGACACATAAATAGCttcgatttttcatatttttgtcggGTACAATGAGTCAGAAACCCTAATAAGATTATAACAGTGTCAGCAGGCGCATTATATCTTCACAAATGcaaagttgtaattttttaaaaattgatgcatttttttttttaccgaatgAACAATAGTTTGAAAATACCTGTTTATCTCCATGTTAAAAGGTAAAGAATCTTAGATCTTGACTTGTTATGCATTTTCACTGAAACTAATGAGgttgaatttgaaatatcaaaataactttCTTATGAGCAttcagttttgatttaaattacaaatattataaatgattcttTGTTACAAGACGCACATAAATCCTATAGTCTAATAATTCCTAATGTTTTTGTCACGGAGTTCTATTTGATGCGGTAATGGGAAGTTATTCAGACAGTTGCTAGCAGAAATGCCCAGTGCGTGCCTGGCCAATTTTCTACTCTTGTGTCTCCTGTTTGAGTCATGCAATATAGAAAGCAAACATCTTTGCTTGCAAACCTTAATGAGATAAATTGCTTTTCGTATGGTGGCTTTCGTGGGGACAGTGAGACAAAGTGAAAATTTAACACAGTAAGACGAGCGCTAGGAATCCATGACCAGAGAACTTTAAGATCATATCCCAGAGAATCGATATTTTTCAGAGGAAAAGTTTTCAGTTTCACAATAGCTGCATTATTCATTTGAAAGCTGACCATAGTTATTTCGGGAACTATTTTCctattttcttatcttaaaaaaatgttcggGTCTCTGAAGTCTGATACAAGGTctcata
The window above is part of the Argiope bruennichi chromosome 7, qqArgBrue1.1, whole genome shotgun sequence genome. Proteins encoded here:
- the LOC129975516 gene encoding uncharacterized protein LOC129975516, with the protein product MRQAALEVINNIISEAVLIYTDGSKDENGHTGSGVVIKSGNEETFLSQRNPDFSSVFGSELIAIDMALGFSLDHQLIGEIWLLVDSRSVIQYLENWRNIVDQRGIRVFEKLKLMSKSSAIHFQWIPSHVNLKYNDIADSLAKKGSSLTLNSAEPLTFQEMHSRSKAVVNSSWKLPPSHPWYLGSGPGGALSFGGARQDQTALSRFKSGHLKTLRFFGGNKIFPICTKCNSSEATAEHLLRCIGFSREKLLHSPNNVLDGLKANGLMDLI